In the Ensifer adhaerens genome, one interval contains:
- a CDS encoding invasion associated locus B family protein, giving the protein MRRLVWLSTVLMATFVAISTLYGEDAAAGKAAAPSELSETYEDWSVACAEVEGKKHCILSQRQFHKSGQHVLTLELRPAENAGLAGSLALPFGLYLEKGVTLGVDDATGGKPTPFRTCLPIGCIVSLTFTEGTVALLRSGTALKIGAFASDTEKDVAFSVSLKGFAAALDRVLVLSGKA; this is encoded by the coding sequence ATGCGCCGGCTCGTCTGGCTATCGACAGTGCTGATGGCGACATTCGTCGCCATCAGCACGCTTTACGGAGAGGACGCGGCGGCCGGCAAGGCTGCCGCGCCGTCCGAGCTTTCCGAAACCTACGAGGACTGGAGCGTCGCCTGCGCCGAGGTGGAGGGCAAGAAGCATTGCATCCTGTCGCAGCGACAGTTTCACAAGAGCGGCCAGCACGTGCTGACGCTCGAGCTTCGGCCGGCGGAAAACGCCGGTCTGGCGGGGAGCCTCGCGCTTCCCTTTGGCCTCTATCTCGAAAAGGGCGTCACCCTCGGTGTCGATGACGCGACCGGCGGCAAGCCGACTCCCTTCCGCACCTGCCTGCCCATCGGCTGCATCGTTTCGTTGACGTTTACCGAAGGGACGGTCGCACTGCTGCGCAGCGGAACGGCGCTGAAGATCGGCGCCTTTGCGAGCGATACGGAAAAGGACGTGGCATTCTCGGTGTCGCTCAAGGGCTTTGCCGCGGCCTTGGATCGCGTGCTTGTGCTCTCCGGCAAGGCGTAA
- a CDS encoding LysR family transcriptional regulator, translated as MDRLDAMGVLLAVIDGGSLSAASRQLKMPLATVSRKVSELEAHLGAQLITRTNRKILLTEAGRAYVEAAKEILARVEEAERVAAGEYSAVKGDLTISAPIVFGRLHVLPVVVDFLKAHPQVDMRLALGDRFANLVDDHIDVALRIGNLPDSNLVATKLGSVRRVVYASPGYVAQHGAPGHPSELAEHDCITFENVTAAHVWRFLDDGRELAAPIRSRLIVNTAESAVDAAIAGLGLTRVLSYQVARPVSEGLLVPLLEVFEHPPLPVQLVYLPQGLVPMKLRAFVDFAVPRLRGVLR; from the coding sequence ATGGATCGTCTCGACGCCATGGGGGTTCTGCTTGCTGTCATCGACGGCGGCAGCCTGTCGGCGGCATCGCGACAGCTCAAGATGCCGCTTGCCACGGTCAGCCGGAAGGTCTCGGAGCTCGAGGCGCATCTGGGCGCCCAGCTGATCACCCGCACGAACCGCAAGATCCTTTTGACCGAAGCCGGCCGCGCCTATGTCGAGGCCGCAAAGGAAATCCTGGCGCGGGTCGAGGAGGCGGAAAGGGTGGCTGCCGGCGAATATAGTGCCGTGAAGGGCGATCTGACCATCTCCGCCCCGATTGTCTTCGGCCGCCTGCACGTCCTTCCCGTCGTCGTGGACTTCCTGAAGGCCCATCCCCAGGTCGACATGCGGCTGGCGCTGGGCGACCGTTTTGCCAATCTCGTTGACGACCATATCGACGTGGCACTTCGGATCGGCAACCTTCCCGACAGCAATCTGGTGGCGACCAAGCTCGGCTCGGTCCGCCGCGTGGTCTATGCAAGCCCCGGCTATGTCGCGCAGCACGGCGCGCCCGGCCATCCGAGCGAACTCGCCGAGCACGACTGCATCACCTTCGAAAACGTCACGGCCGCCCATGTCTGGCGCTTCCTCGACGATGGGCGCGAACTGGCGGCGCCGATCCGGTCGCGGCTGATCGTCAACACGGCGGAATCGGCAGTCGATGCCGCCATCGCCGGCCTCGGCCTGACACGGGTGCTTTCCTATCAGGTGGCGCGTCCGGTTTCTGAAGGGTTGCTCGTTCCGTTGCTGGAGGTGTTCGAGCACCCGCCGCTGCCGGTGCAGCTGGTTTATCTGCCGCAGGGTCTGGTGCCGATGAAGCTCAGGGCCTTCGTGGATTTTGCGGTGCCGCGGCTGCGCGGGGTCCTGCGCTGA
- a CDS encoding DUF6074 family protein, producing MSTIVPFPVARRLTAIRSAAAELEDLHGAEALQFWRRRCRALADELFACGCSEEEVRRQVMDFQGEVQAELQHRHLSRVSQGVMSQ from the coding sequence GTGAGCACGATCGTTCCGTTTCCGGTGGCAAGGAGATTGACCGCCATCCGCAGCGCCGCCGCCGAGCTTGAAGATCTGCATGGCGCCGAAGCCCTGCAATTCTGGCGCCGCCGCTGCCGCGCCCTTGCCGACGAACTGTTTGCCTGCGGCTGCTCGGAAGAGGAAGTCCGCCGGCAGGTGATGGACTTCCAGGGTGAGGTTCAGGCCGAGCTACAGCACCGCCACCTCTCGCGCGTCTCTCAGGGCGTGATGAGCCAGTAA
- a CDS encoding sensor histidine kinase yields the protein MKPQDEPKSADEGAYVASVRRATLWLGFLYWFVEFLISSILWGILGIDPIMSAPGKLLLMICGMTLSYGIAAAMFSVRYQHIAIKIVVGFATSLVAAFANTGVDFMLYLLILRPDPITVDWTSIGYTLVYSMATFVGWSFFFVALLYSFELRERERRLAITREEALAAQMRALRYQVNPHFLFNTLNSITGLIEEGQTVAATRMVMSLSNFLRTTLELDPLHDVRLADELALQAGYLHIEGERYSDRMKLRMDIASGLEEALVPSLILQPLIENAVKHGVGRSPEQVEIVISAAKVGHAIEITVENDIAAEADAVRRQTSGTGIGLKNVADRVEARFPGVGACVSGLVTPRRFRAAITMPLRLA from the coding sequence ATGAAACCACAGGATGAACCGAAATCAGCGGACGAAGGCGCCTATGTCGCCAGCGTCCGGCGCGCGACGCTCTGGCTCGGCTTCCTCTACTGGTTCGTCGAATTCCTCATCAGCAGCATCCTGTGGGGCATACTCGGGATCGATCCGATCATGTCGGCGCCGGGCAAACTGCTGCTGATGATCTGCGGCATGACCCTTTCCTATGGCATCGCCGCGGCGATGTTCAGCGTCCGATATCAGCACATCGCCATCAAGATCGTCGTCGGCTTTGCGACCTCCCTCGTGGCCGCCTTTGCCAATACCGGCGTCGACTTCATGCTCTATCTTCTCATCCTGCGCCCCGATCCGATCACGGTCGACTGGACCAGCATTGGGTATACGCTCGTCTACAGCATGGCGACGTTCGTGGGGTGGTCGTTCTTCTTCGTCGCACTGCTCTACAGTTTCGAGCTGCGCGAACGCGAGCGCCGCCTGGCGATCACGCGCGAAGAGGCACTCGCCGCGCAAATGCGGGCGCTGCGCTACCAGGTCAATCCGCATTTCCTGTTCAACACGCTGAACTCCATCACCGGACTGATCGAGGAAGGGCAGACCGTTGCTGCGACACGCATGGTGATGTCGCTTTCCAACTTTCTGCGCACGACGCTCGAACTCGATCCGTTGCACGACGTGAGGCTTGCGGATGAACTCGCCCTGCAAGCCGGCTACCTTCACATCGAAGGCGAGCGCTACTCCGACCGGATGAAGCTCAGGATGGACATTGCCAGCGGCCTGGAAGAGGCGCTGGTGCCGAGCCTGATCCTGCAGCCGCTCATCGAAAACGCCGTCAAGCATGGCGTCGGCCGTTCGCCCGAACAGGTCGAGATCGTCATCAGCGCGGCCAAAGTCGGCCACGCCATCGAAATCACCGTCGAGAACGATATCGCCGCAGAGGCCGATGCGGTGCGGCGCCAGACCTCCGGCACCGGGATCGGCCTCAAGAATGTCGCAGATCGCGTCGAGGCACGCTTTCCCGGGGTCGGCGCCTGTGTATCCGGGCTCGTAACGCCGAGGCGTTTCAGAGCAGCGATCACAATGCCGCTGAGGCTTGCATGA
- a CDS encoding autotransporter domain-containing protein — protein MNTCAKADVLRINLLSSTALGRAGLLSLALAAVPFVPSPAKAVDLVIPNDTTWSSDHTVNGKLVVRGGPAGATLTINNGAKVESTHGYIADGRGSVATVVVSGPGSSWDIVDANPNGYRALFIGGFENGIYGGKGTLIVENGGKVSAKETYVGSLQEGDGTLVVRGAGSMLTTDYLGIADGALTLNTATVRIENGGLVNSKTAYFENGTVLVTGENSRWVNTGELTIGDSFTVEKGAVVSTNTAVLEENESTDTIQAVIDGAGSELKVADTLTIGDSGRVNLSIANGAKLSVGGDIVLSGVGGINNEGMGNLTIGGKVDLNNIAEPIAQQAQAAGTVNSSAKIDFGPRRGYVNFNHTNTGYEFANAMVGKGTITNFSGETIVGGDLSKFYGKVNVAGGKLVLKSNLDTIDNDPDNGPLDYSETRFEVTGGTLIVDGETGRVQGDRFYTNEVNVFGEMNRIRDPNSTSFGRLGGSGTVGDTFIDKNAIISPGNNSTGTLTIMGRLDMAGGSIYEADIAGDGRSDWIVVKSIGTNENTGIAKIGSGTNVQVTALDANTSYKTGQTYTILTADRAIEGKFAEAISKSAFLEVSLDQKEKQLDLKIKVKNGGTNPGGEPKPGEPKPGEPKPGEPKPGEPEPGVFEGEASTGNQRRTALALNTLGQNGPSLALYNSLILLDGDAARRAFDQLSGEVHASAQTALINDSSLLRNAANNRIRDAFGDVGAASVPVLGYGPEDKITTGAVAAVNAVPAAPPAMVGWGQVFGSWTNTDGNGNAGGLDQSTGGFITGFDAAVSDNALVGIMAGYSRTNFDVDNRASSGDSDNYHLGVYSGGHWGDVALRSGLAYTWHSINTSRSVAFPGFSDQLKADYDAGTFQAFGEVGYRIDLPSVALEPFANLAYVSLHTDGFTERGAAAALSSKSNTTDTTFTTLGLRASAPLSLGTTDAKMRGMLGWQHAFGDTTPFSTMAFGTGSAFSVAGTPIAEDAAIIEAGIDFALTGNTSLGITYTGQFGSGTTQNAVDAKLDVRF, from the coding sequence TTGAATACCTGTGCGAAGGCGGACGTTTTGAGGATCAACCTTCTGAGTTCGACGGCGCTCGGTCGCGCCGGCCTGCTCTCTCTGGCTCTGGCCGCCGTGCCGTTTGTGCCGTCGCCGGCCAAGGCTGTCGATCTGGTCATTCCCAATGATACGACCTGGTCCAGCGACCATACGGTGAACGGCAAGCTGGTGGTTCGCGGAGGACCGGCCGGCGCGACGCTGACGATCAACAACGGTGCCAAGGTTGAAAGCACCCACGGTTACATCGCGGACGGCAGAGGCTCGGTTGCCACCGTCGTCGTTTCCGGTCCTGGTTCGTCCTGGGACATCGTCGATGCCAATCCCAACGGCTATCGCGCGCTCTTCATCGGCGGGTTCGAAAACGGCATCTATGGTGGCAAGGGCACGTTGATCGTGGAAAACGGCGGCAAGGTCTCTGCCAAGGAAACCTATGTCGGTTCCCTGCAGGAGGGCGATGGAACGCTCGTCGTGCGCGGTGCCGGTTCCATGCTCACCACCGATTATCTGGGTATCGCCGACGGTGCGCTGACCCTCAACACCGCCACGGTCCGGATCGAGAATGGCGGCCTCGTCAATTCCAAGACGGCCTACTTCGAAAACGGCACGGTTCTGGTGACCGGCGAGAATTCGCGTTGGGTCAACACGGGCGAGCTCACGATCGGCGACAGCTTCACCGTCGAGAAGGGCGCTGTCGTTTCGACCAATACCGCGGTGCTCGAGGAGAATGAAAGCACGGACACCATCCAGGCCGTCATCGATGGCGCGGGCAGCGAGCTCAAGGTTGCCGATACGTTGACGATCGGCGACAGCGGCAGGGTCAATCTATCCATCGCCAACGGCGCCAAGCTTTCGGTTGGTGGCGACATCGTGCTTTCGGGCGTCGGCGGCATCAACAATGAGGGCATGGGAAATCTGACGATCGGCGGAAAGGTCGATCTCAACAACATCGCCGAGCCCATCGCCCAACAGGCACAGGCGGCAGGCACGGTCAATTCTTCTGCCAAGATCGATTTCGGCCCGCGCAGAGGCTACGTCAATTTCAACCATACGAACACGGGCTATGAGTTCGCCAACGCGATGGTCGGCAAGGGCACGATCACCAACTTCTCGGGCGAGACCATCGTCGGCGGTGACCTGTCGAAGTTCTATGGCAAGGTGAATGTCGCCGGCGGCAAGCTGGTCCTGAAAAGCAACCTCGACACGATCGATAACGACCCGGATAACGGCCCGTTGGATTACAGCGAAACGCGGTTCGAAGTCACCGGTGGCACGCTCATCGTCGATGGTGAGACGGGACGGGTACAGGGTGATCGCTTCTACACCAACGAGGTGAACGTGTTCGGCGAGATGAACCGCATACGCGATCCGAACTCGACCTCTTTCGGCAGGCTCGGTGGCTCCGGCACGGTTGGCGACACGTTTATCGACAAGAATGCGATCATTTCCCCCGGCAACAATTCGACCGGCACGCTGACGATTATGGGCCGGCTGGATATGGCCGGCGGTTCGATCTACGAGGCTGACATTGCCGGCGACGGCCGCTCCGACTGGATCGTCGTCAAGAGCATAGGCACCAACGAAAACACCGGCATCGCCAAGATCGGCAGCGGTACCAATGTTCAGGTCACCGCCCTCGACGCCAACACCAGCTACAAGACTGGCCAGACCTACACGATCCTGACCGCCGACCGGGCGATTGAGGGCAAGTTCGCCGAAGCGATCTCGAAGTCTGCCTTCCTCGAAGTCTCACTCGACCAGAAGGAAAAGCAGCTCGATCTGAAGATCAAGGTCAAGAACGGCGGTACGAATCCCGGCGGGGAGCCGAAGCCCGGCGAACCCAAACCCGGTGAACCCAAGCCCGGTGAGCCGAAACCCGGCGAACCCGAGCCCGGCGTCTTCGAAGGCGAGGCTTCGACAGGCAATCAGCGGCGGACGGCGCTCGCCCTCAATACGCTTGGCCAGAATGGTCCGTCGCTCGCGCTCTACAACTCCCTTATCCTGCTCGATGGCGATGCTGCGCGTCGTGCCTTCGACCAGCTGTCCGGCGAGGTCCATGCTTCGGCGCAGACGGCGTTGATCAATGACAGCAGCCTGTTGCGCAATGCCGCCAACAACCGCATTCGCGACGCTTTCGGCGATGTCGGGGCCGCGAGTGTTCCGGTTCTTGGCTACGGCCCGGAGGACAAGATCACCACCGGTGCCGTCGCCGCCGTCAACGCCGTTCCTGCCGCGCCGCCGGCGATGGTCGGCTGGGGCCAGGTGTTCGGCTCCTGGACCAACACGGACGGCAACGGCAATGCTGGCGGCCTCGACCAGTCGACCGGCGGTTTCATCACCGGCTTTGATGCCGCGGTTTCGGATAACGCGCTCGTGGGCATCATGGCCGGCTACAGCCGCACCAACTTCGATGTCGACAACCGTGCTTCAAGCGGTGACAGCGACAACTACCACCTGGGTGTCTATAGCGGTGGCCATTGGGGCGATGTCGCGCTCAGGTCGGGCCTTGCCTACACCTGGCATTCGATCAACACCTCGCGCAGCGTTGCCTTCCCCGGTTTCTCCGACCAACTGAAGGCCGATTATGACGCGGGCACCTTCCAGGCTTTCGGCGAAGTCGGTTACCGCATCGACCTGCCGAGCGTGGCGCTCGAGCCCTTCGCAAACCTCGCCTATGTCAGCCTGCACACCGATGGCTTCACCGAGCGCGGTGCCGCGGCGGCACTCTCGAGCAAGAGCAACACGACCGACACGACCTTCACGACGCTCGGTTTGCGCGCTTCTGCTCCGCTCAGCCTCGGTACGACAGACGCGAAGATGCGCGGCATGCTCGGCTGGCAGCACGCCTTTGGCGACACGACGCCGTTCTCGACCATGGCATTCGGTACGGGCAGCGCCTTCTCGGTGGCCGGTACGCCGATTGCCGAAGATGCGGCGATCATCGAGGCCGGCATCGATTTCGCACTGACCGGCAATACGAGCCTCGGTATCACCTATACCGGGCAGTTCGGCTCCGGCACGACGCAGAACGCGGTCGATGCCAAGCTTGATGTGCGCTTCTGA
- a CDS encoding LytR/AlgR family response regulator transcription factor has product MNEIQTIPLSVLIIDDEPLARRRLLRLLGALPGVEVLGTAGNVQQACSLIAELQPDVILLDIQMPGGTGFDILEQVGSNAPAVVFVTAFDHYALRAFEAAAVDYVTKPIEASRLRTAIERARVTIAARTSTERVLELNETVQALRQALRKHETQSADLWIKSRGEFVRIALERVVRFQAERDYVRIHIEGRSYLHHESLASLERRLDPAAFLRLHRSSIVRRDCIVGLKQAPFAALIALLSDGSEIRVGRTYARHVRPTAGERPQGD; this is encoded by the coding sequence ATGAACGAAATCCAGACAATTCCTCTCTCGGTCCTCATCATCGACGATGAACCGCTCGCCAGGCGACGCTTGCTGCGGTTGCTCGGCGCATTGCCAGGTGTCGAAGTGCTGGGAACGGCCGGAAACGTCCAGCAAGCCTGCAGCCTGATCGCCGAACTGCAGCCGGATGTCATCCTGCTCGATATCCAGATGCCCGGCGGCACCGGCTTCGACATCCTGGAGCAGGTGGGCAGCAACGCGCCTGCGGTCGTCTTCGTGACCGCCTTCGATCACTATGCGCTTCGCGCCTTCGAGGCCGCCGCCGTCGACTATGTCACCAAGCCGATCGAAGCCAGCCGCCTGCGCACCGCGATCGAGCGGGCGCGTGTGACGATCGCGGCCCGCACCAGCACCGAACGCGTGTTGGAGCTCAACGAAACCGTGCAGGCTTTGCGACAGGCGCTGCGCAAACACGAAACCCAATCGGCCGATCTGTGGATCAAATCCCGCGGCGAATTCGTTCGCATTGCGCTCGAGCGGGTCGTGCGTTTCCAGGCGGAGCGCGACTATGTCCGCATTCACATCGAGGGCCGGTCCTATCTGCATCACGAAAGCCTGGCTTCGCTCGAACGCCGCCTCGACCCGGCGGCGTTTCTAAGGCTTCACCGCAGCTCTATCGTGCGACGTGACTGTATCGTCGGGTTGAAGCAGGCCCCCTTCGCAGCCCTCATCGCCCTCCTCTCCGACGGCAGCGAAATTCGCGTCGGACGAACCTATGCGCGCCATGTCCGACCAACCGCTGGCGAGCGTCCGCAAGGGGATTGA
- a CDS encoding adenylate/guanylate cyclase domain-containing protein, whose protein sequence is MNDQQLRDIVLWLSEQGLKGLDEPELFAGFCEQCRAAGLDLARALGLIDTLHPEFEGRAFQWNDESDITPEVIQYGSTTTGEALLNWQNSIFYHMLRDRTAERRIRLSADEGTTYNILDRLKDEGHTDCVSMIHHFTDQGRVGEMDCFYSYWTTRSDGGFSEDDIAALRILLPTLALAVKAGSCVRIISTLADVYLGADAGQRVVKGSIARGSAERIETVMWFSDLRGYTRISDTAAPDEIIPLLNDYSGTVITAIHDHGGSVLKLIGDGVLAIFNADDPGTACANAIAAERQLRRMLAELDARRQDEGKPTTEVYLGLHIGEVFYGNIGSQTRLDFTVVGPAVNEVSRISSMCRSVERHMIMSSDFVEACPPEHQVHAVSLGRFALRGIARAKELFTWDPELPIN, encoded by the coding sequence ATGAACGACCAACAGCTACGCGATATCGTGCTCTGGCTTTCAGAACAGGGCCTGAAGGGACTGGACGAGCCGGAGCTGTTTGCCGGCTTCTGCGAGCAATGCCGGGCAGCCGGTCTCGACCTTGCCCGCGCGCTCGGGCTGATCGATACGCTGCATCCCGAATTCGAGGGACGCGCCTTTCAGTGGAACGATGAAAGCGACATCACCCCGGAGGTCATCCAATATGGTTCGACGACCACGGGCGAGGCGCTGCTGAACTGGCAGAACTCGATCTTCTACCACATGCTGCGCGACCGGACTGCCGAGCGCCGCATCCGGCTTTCGGCCGACGAAGGCACGACCTACAACATCCTCGACCGGCTGAAGGACGAGGGCCACACCGACTGCGTCAGCATGATCCACCACTTCACCGACCAGGGCCGCGTCGGCGAGATGGACTGTTTCTATTCCTATTGGACGACGCGGAGCGACGGCGGCTTCAGCGAGGACGACATCGCAGCGCTCCGGATCCTGCTGCCGACGCTTGCGCTGGCGGTGAAGGCCGGCTCATGCGTGCGCATCATCAGCACGCTTGCCGATGTCTATCTCGGGGCCGACGCCGGCCAGCGCGTCGTCAAGGGCAGCATTGCTCGCGGTTCGGCCGAACGCATCGAAACAGTCATGTGGTTTTCCGACCTGCGCGGCTATACGCGCATCTCCGACACCGCGGCACCCGACGAGATCATCCCGCTTCTCAACGATTATTCGGGAACCGTGATCACCGCCATTCACGACCATGGCGGTAGCGTGCTGAAGCTGATCGGCGATGGTGTTCTGGCGATCTTCAATGCCGACGACCCGGGAACCGCCTGCGCCAACGCAATCGCCGCCGAACGGCAGTTGCGCCGTATGCTCGCGGAACTCGATGCCCGCCGGCAGGACGAAGGCAAGCCGACCACCGAGGTCTATCTCGGGCTTCATATCGGCGAAGTGTTCTATGGCAATATCGGCAGCCAGACTCGGCTTGATTTCACCGTCGTCGGCCCGGCGGTCAACGAAGTAAGCCGCATCTCCTCAATGTGCCGGTCGGTCGAGCGGCACATGATCATGTCGTCTGATTTCGTCGAAGCCTGCCCGCCGGAACATCAGGTCCATGCGGTGTCGCTGGGCCGTTTCGCGCTGCGCGGCATTGCCCGGGCAAAGGAACTCTTCACCTGGGATCCGGAACTGCCGATAAACTGA
- a CDS encoding glutathione S-transferase family protein, with amino-acid sequence MKLYRHPLSGHSHRAQLFLSLLGVPHELVDVDLKARAHKEPEFLKLNPFGQVPVLDDDGTVIADSNAILVYLAKKLGRIDWLPEDPALAAKVQKWLSVAAGDIAFGPAAARLVTVFGANLRAEEAIARAHRVLAQIDAELNGRDFLLGARPTIADVSLYSYVSAAPEGNVDLSDYPQVRGWLARIERLPGFVGFQKTAVGLAA; translated from the coding sequence ATGAAACTCTATCGCCATCCGCTGTCCGGCCACTCGCACCGGGCTCAGCTCTTCCTGTCGCTGCTCGGCGTGCCGCACGAACTGGTCGACGTCGATCTCAAGGCCCGGGCGCACAAGGAGCCGGAGTTCCTGAAGCTCAACCCCTTCGGCCAGGTTCCGGTTCTCGACGATGACGGCACCGTTATCGCCGACAGCAACGCAATCCTCGTGTATCTCGCCAAGAAGCTCGGCCGCATCGATTGGCTGCCGGAAGATCCGGCCTTGGCCGCCAAGGTGCAGAAATGGCTCTCGGTTGCCGCCGGCGATATCGCCTTCGGTCCGGCGGCTGCCCGGCTCGTCACGGTGTTCGGCGCCAATCTGCGGGCGGAAGAGGCCATCGCCCGGGCGCATCGCGTGCTGGCGCAAATCGATGCGGAACTGAACGGCCGCGACTTCCTGCTCGGCGCCCGGCCGACCATCGCCGACGTTTCCCTTTATAGCTACGTCTCCGCCGCGCCAGAAGGCAATGTCGATCTCTCCGACTACCCCCAGGTCCGTGGCTGGCTTGCCCGCATCGAGCGTCTGCCCGGCTTCGTCGGCTTCCAGAAGACGGCCGTCGGCCTCGCCGCCTGA
- a CDS encoding pyridoxamine 5'-phosphate oxidase family protein has product MPDNAQPKRPDSPWHEGELAIQRSLGVAERMDATGRNFVRSFMPEQHQQFFPMLPFAVFGAVDAKGDVWATMRAAGPGFMRAPDAWNLDVRLPRDPDDPADAGMDDAHSIGMLGIQLETRRRNRLNGAVLRDGDDGFTIRVRQSFGNCPQYIQLRQFSFSRDPYQPASQRPIRSAGLDDPAREIIANADTFFVASYVDRETGERQVDVSHRGGKAGFVEIGEDDVLTIPDFSGNLFFNTLGNFMVNPRAGLLFVDFATGDMLQLTGSAEVILSSPEVAAFQGAERLWRFRPERVVYRQDGLPLRWAFEEGGWSPSLLTTGDWGQAKVRLQAAALAEEWRPFRVARIEEESSTIRSLYLAPDDGLGLMAHQAGQHLPIRLKIDADGKAVVRSYTLSSAPTDALYRISVKKDGTVSRHLHQLKPGDRIEARAPAGSFTIDGTQRRPAVLIGAGVGITPMIAMLQHIVHEGRRKRRTRPTWLFQAARTLEERAFDREIGALVEEGQGNIRLIRALSQPETATEGQDYDVAGRIDLSHLKAALPFDDYDFYLCGPATFTQALYDGLRALNIADARIHAEAFGLSSLTRRPDGGSAPAMEPAASAPVHVVFAKSSKEARWQPGEGTLLDLAEARGLNPEYGCRNGSCGTCRTPVLEGKVTYPSQPSFPVAEGEALICCAVPAESEAGKLHLSL; this is encoded by the coding sequence ATGCCGGACAATGCACAACCGAAGCGGCCGGACTCTCCCTGGCACGAGGGCGAACTCGCCATCCAGCGCAGCCTCGGCGTCGCCGAGCGCATGGATGCGACGGGGCGCAATTTCGTCCGCAGCTTCATGCCCGAGCAGCACCAGCAGTTCTTCCCGATGCTGCCGTTCGCCGTCTTCGGCGCCGTCGATGCCAAGGGCGACGTCTGGGCGACGATGCGCGCAGCGGGCCCCGGCTTCATGCGGGCACCCGATGCCTGGAACCTCGACGTCCGTCTACCCCGTGATCCCGATGATCCGGCAGATGCCGGCATGGACGACGCACACTCGATTGGCATGCTTGGAATCCAGCTTGAAACCCGGCGCCGGAACCGGCTCAACGGCGCGGTCCTGCGCGACGGCGACGACGGTTTCACCATTCGCGTACGCCAGAGCTTCGGCAACTGCCCGCAATATATCCAGCTTCGGCAGTTTTCCTTCTCCCGCGATCCTTATCAACCGGCATCGCAACGGCCGATCCGCAGCGCGGGTCTCGATGATCCCGCCCGGGAGATCATCGCCAATGCCGACACCTTCTTCGTCGCCTCCTATGTCGATCGTGAGACCGGTGAGCGGCAGGTCGATGTCTCCCATCGCGGCGGCAAGGCCGGCTTCGTCGAGATCGGCGAAGATGACGTTCTCACGATCCCCGATTTCTCCGGCAATCTGTTCTTCAACACGCTCGGCAACTTCATGGTCAATCCACGCGCCGGCCTGCTGTTCGTGGACTTTGCGACCGGCGACATGCTGCAGTTGACCGGCAGCGCCGAGGTCATCCTGTCTTCGCCCGAGGTCGCCGCGTTCCAGGGCGCGGAACGCCTCTGGCGATTCCGGCCTGAACGGGTCGTCTATCGCCAGGATGGCCTGCCGCTTCGCTGGGCTTTCGAGGAGGGCGGTTGGTCGCCCAGCCTGCTGACGACGGGCGATTGGGGACAGGCGAAGGTGCGCCTGCAGGCCGCAGCCCTGGCCGAGGAATGGCGGCCGTTCCGGGTTGCGCGCATCGAAGAGGAAAGCTCGACGATCCGCTCGCTCTACCTCGCGCCTGACGATGGCCTAGGCCTGATGGCACATCAGGCCGGCCAGCACCTGCCAATCCGGCTGAAGATCGATGCGGACGGCAAGGCTGTTGTCAGAAGCTATACGCTCTCTTCCGCTCCGACCGATGCGCTCTATCGCATCAGCGTCAAGAAGGACGGCACCGTCTCTCGGCACCTGCACCAGCTGAAACCGGGCGACCGGATCGAGGCGCGTGCGCCGGCCGGCAGCTTCACCATCGATGGCACGCAGCGGCGGCCGGCGGTACTGATCGGCGCCGGCGTCGGCATCACCCCTATGATTGCGATGCTGCAGCACATTGTCCACGAGGGCCGCCGCAAGCGCCGCACGCGTCCGACCTGGCTTTTCCAGGCCGCCCGCACCCTTGAGGAGCGCGCCTTCGACCGGGAGATCGGCGCGCTGGTCGAGGAGGGGCAAGGCAATATTCGTCTCATACGCGCCCTCAGCCAGCCGGAGACCGCGACCGAAGGGCAGGATTATGACGTCGCCGGCCGCATCGATCTCAGCCACCTGAAGGCCGCCTTGCCCTTCGACGACTACGACTTCTATCTCTGCGGCCCGGCAACCTTCACGCAGGCGCTCTATGACGGTCTGCGTGCGCTCAACATCGCCGATGCTCGCATCCATGCGGAAGCCTTCGGGCTGTCGTCGTTGACTCGGCGGCCAGACGGCGGTTCTGCCCCGGCGATGGAGCCGGCGGCCAGTGCCCCCGTTCACGTCGTCTTTGCCAAGTCGAGCAAGGAGGCGCGCTGGCAGCCGGGCGAAGGCACCTTGCTCGATCTGGCAGAGGCGCGAGGATTGAACCCGGAATACGGCTGCCGCAACGGCAGTTGCGGCACCTGCCGGACACCGGTGCTGGAGGGCAAGGTAACCTATCCCTCGCAGCCCTCCTTCCCGGTCGCCGAAGGCGAAGCGCTCATCTGTTGCGCCGTGCCGGCGGAAAGCGAGGCGGGCAAACTGCATCTTTCGCTCTGA